TTTGTATGACGCAGATCTTGAAGCCAGCAAAGGGATGCCAAGCAATGCTAGGAAACTGCGCCAACTCATGAAAGAGAATCAGGTAATTTTTATCGCTTCTCCTCAATACAATGGTTCTGTTCCTGCAGTTTTAAAGAACGCTTTAGACTGGGCTTCTCGAAATGAAGAAGGCCAGCATTCTCGCGATGCCTACCATGGTAAAAAATTTGTCCTTCTCAGCGCCTCCCCCGGAAAAGGTGGTGGAGCAAGAGGTCTTCGCCATTTGAGAGACATCATTCATGACGCTGGGGGCTCTGTTCAAATAGAGGAGTTTTCTCTTTCCTCTTGCGATAGCGCATTCAACGAGCTAGGTCGTTTAAAAAACCCCGCACATAGCGCTGCACTTCGCGAATTTGTGCAAAAAATGTTGAGATAGCGATGATCAAGCTTTCACGACAATCACTTTATCAATTGATTAGTGCAACTTTCTGTGTGATTGTCGTGGTCTCTAACATCATTTCGGCAAAAATGATTTGTTTGCCCTTTTCCGATCATTATAGTATCCCAGCCGGACTCATCACCTATCCTCTTACCTTTCTTTTGAGCGATCTAACTACGGAATTATTCGGAGAAAACAAAGCGAAGCTAATGATTTACATCGCTTTTGCTCTCAACGTTGTGAGCTTTGGACTCATTCAAGTGGCCCTTTTACTCCCCGCGGTGTCACAAAGTGATCAACTAGCTTTTCAAATGGTTCTAGGTTTAAGCGGATTAAGGATCTTCTCTTCTTTAGTTTCTTTTTTAACCGCTCAGATTGTGGATATTCAGCTTTATGCCCTCATCAAACGCTGGACAGGATCGCAACACCTATGGCTGCGCAATAATGGTTCTACTTTAGCCTCTCAGCTAGTAGATACTTTGATGATCGATATTCTCTATCTTTATTGGGGCTTAGAAATGAGCTTAGCGGAAGTGCTTCCTATTATGAGCTTTTCTTATCTGTATAAGGCA
This window of the Chlamydiales bacterium STE3 genome carries:
- a CDS encoding putative protein YpdP (Product derived from UniProtKB/Swiss-Prot:P54163;Gene name derived from UniProtKB/Swiss-Prot:P54163; Uncharacterized protein YpdP); the encoded protein is MIKLSRQSLYQLISATFCVIVVVSNIISAKMICLPFSDHYSIPAGLITYPLTFLLSDLTTELFGENKAKLMIYIAFALNVVSFGLIQVALLLPAVSQSDQLAFQMVLGLSGLRIFSSLVSFLTAQIVDIQLYALIKRWTGSQHLWLRNNGSTLASQLVDTLMIDILYLYWGLEMSLAEVLPIMSFSYLYKAFFSLINTPIFYFLVAVTKSRQKVKLNPI
- a CDS encoding putative protein YieF (Product derived from UniProtKB/Swiss-Prot:P0AGE8;Gene name derived from UniProtKB/Swiss-Prot:P0AGE8;EC number derived from UniProtKB/Trembl:F8L0S4; Uncharacterized protein YieF); its protein translation is MLKFIIFSLLAVSTLTAEIKVLVFAGSTREDSYNKQLIRNVGQIAAAEGAKVTTVDLKDYPMALYDADLEASKGMPSNARKLRQLMKENQVIFIASPQYNGSVPAVLKNALDWASRNEEGQHSRDAYHGKKFVLLSASPGKGGGARGLRHLRDIIHDAGGSVQIEEFSLSSCDSAFNELGRLKNPAHSAALREFVQKMLR